One part of the Rutidosis leptorrhynchoides isolate AG116_Rl617_1_P2 chromosome 1, CSIRO_AGI_Rlap_v1, whole genome shotgun sequence genome encodes these proteins:
- the LOC139842078 gene encoding uncharacterized protein, with amino-acid sequence MAERDTRGVDSYYQPGDYEDHLPIAYPTLNADNNRRFEVRPQLISILPNYRGMSMEEPYEHLTEFNEICATNQVNGFTDEEVRLRLFPYSLKDKAKRWFLSLPARSITTWAVMKKKFLEELYPISKTSDMRMQIKSFRQFPGELFHEAYERLKELLRSCPHHEIPKWELVKVFYDGLDSQNRQFLLAANGGVFMTRSSEDEWAFFEQLRKGSKSQASVARQTYNPSHVNHVSNSGGSTRNLEKKLDEIKMLLPMFNNPNQGGSVNFVQAQDVCSICGDASHYANGCKKGIPLGIEEQVNEVQGRKYDLYSNTYNPGWRNHPNFSWNNNNTLNAPNSIPEPISKQQPIPNAKPKLVSK; translated from the coding sequence ATGGCAGAGAGAGACACACGAGGTGTGGATTCGTATTACCAACCGGGTGATTACGAAGATCACTTGCCAATTGCTTATCCCACTCTGAATGCGGATAACAACAGAAGATTTGAGGTTCGCCCTCAATTGATTTCTATTTTGCCAAACTATCGGGGTATGTCAATGGAAGAACCTTATGAGCATCTCACCGagttcaatgagatttgtgctacaaATCAGGTAAATGGGTTCACTGATGAAGAGGTACGACTTCGTCTTTTTCCTTATTCATTAAAAGATAAAGCTAAGAGATGGTTTTTGTCCTTGCCCGCCCGAAGTATTACTACTTGGGCGGTGATGAAAAAGAAATTCCTTGAGGAATTATACCCGATAAGTAAAACTTCGGATATGCGTATGCAAATTAAATCTTTTAGGCAATTTCCAGGTGAACTTTTTCATGAAGCATACGAACGTCTGAAGGAATTACTTAGATCTTGTCCCCATCATGAAATACCGAAATGGGAACTTGTAAAAGttttttatgatggtcttgactcaCAAAATAGACAATTCCTATTAGCGGCTAATGGTGGTGTGTTTATGACTCGAAGTAGTGAGGATGAATGGGCATTTTTCGAGCAATTAAGGAAGGGTTCAAAAAGTCAAGCTTCGGTTGCACGACAAACTTACAATCCTTCCCATGTTAACCACGTGTCTAACTCGGGAGGGTCGACTAGGAATTTAGAAAAGAAATTAGATGAGATAAAGATGTTGCTTCCAATGTTTAACAACCCGAACCAGGGTGGTAGTGTTAATTTTGTGCAGGCTCAGGATGTGTGCTCGATATGTGGTGATGCTTCTCATTATGCAAACGGTTGCAAAAAGGGGATACCATTAGGGATAGAAGAGCAAGTGAATGAGGTTCAAGGGCGGAAGTATGATCTATATTCCAATACCTACAACCCAGGGTGGAGGAATCATCCGAACTTCAGCTGGAACAACAACAACACATTGAATGCACCAAACTCAATACCTGAACCAATATCAAAACAACAACCAATACCAAATGCAAAACCTAAACTTGTCTCAAAATAA